The genomic region CGGGCTCCTTCGACCACACGCCGTACACGACGGCCATGATCAGGATGAAGGCCGAGAGCCAAAGGAACAGCTTGCCCTGGATCTTCACTTGTCGGCCTCCTTGCCACCGGTGACGGCCGCGGCGGCCGCGCTGTGGTCCTCGAGGTGGTCGAGGGCCGCGATCTCCGGGTGGTGCAGGTCGAACGCCGGGGACTCGGAGCGGATCCGCGGCAGGGTGAGGAAGTTGTGCCGCGGCGGCGGGCAGGACGTCGCCCACTCGAGCGAACGGCCGTAGCCCCACGGGTCGTCGACCTCGATCTTCTTGCCGTACTTCGCCGTCTTCCAGACGTTGTACATGAACGGCAGGATCGACAGGCCCAGCAGGAACGAGCTGATCGTCGAGATCGTGTTCAGGGTGGTGAAGCCGTCGGCGGCGAGGTAGTCCGCGTAACGACGCGGCATGCCCTCGGCACCCAGCCAGTGCTGCACCAGGAACGTGCCGTGGAAGCCGATGAACAGCGTCCAGAAGGTGACCTTGCCGAGGCGCTCGTCCAGCATCTTGCCCGTGAACTTCGGCCACCAGAAGTGGAAGCCGGCGAACATCGCGAACACCACGGTGCCGAAGACGACGTAGTGGAAGTGTGCGACGACGAAGTACGAGTCGGAAACGTGGAAGTCCATCGGGGGCGAGGCCAGGATGACGCCGGTCAGACCACCGAAGGTGAAGGTGACCAGGAAGCCGATCGTCCAGAGCATCGGGGTCTCGAAGGACAGCGAGCCCTTCCACATGGTGCCGATCCAGTTGAAGAACTTCACACCGGTCGGTACCGCGATCAGGAAGGTCATGAAGGAGAAGAACGGCAGCAGCACACCGCCCGTGACGTACATGTGGTGGGCCCACACGGTCACGGAGAGGCCGGCGATCGCGATCGTCGCGGCGATCAGGCCGATGTAACCGAACATCGGCTTGCGCGAGAAGACCGGGATGATCTCTGAAACGATTCCGAAGAATGGCAGCGCGATGATGTACACCTCTGGGTGTCCGAAGAACCAGAAGAGGTGTTGCCACAGCAATGCCCCGCCGTTCGAGGCGTCGAACACATGCGCACCGAACTTGCGGTCGGCCTCCAGCGCGAAGAGCGCGGCGGCCAGCACCGGGAAGGCGAGCAGGACCAGGACACCGGTCAGCAGCACGTTCCAGGTGAAGATCGGCATGCGGAACATCGTCATGCCGGGCGCGCGCATGCAGATGATCGTGGTGATGAAGTTGACCGAGCCGAGGATCGTGCCGAAGCCGGAGAAGGCCAGACCCATGATCCACATGTCGGCGCCGATGCCCGGCGAGCGGACCGCGTCCGACAGCGGGGAGTAGGCGAACCAGCCGAAGTCGGCGGCGCCGTTCGGCGTGACGAAGCCGGCCACCGCGATGGTCGAGCCGAAGAGGTACAGCCAGTACGCGAACATGTTCAGCCGCGGGAACGCCACGTCGGGCGCGCCGATCTGCAGCGGCATGATCCAGTTGGCGAATCCGGCGAAGAGCGGCGTCGCGAACATCAGCAGCATGATCGTGCCGTGCATCGTGAACGCCTGGTTGAACTGCTCGTTCGACATGATCTGCGTGCCCGGACGGGCCAGCTCGGCGCGCATGAAGAGCGCCAGGATGCCGCCGATGAGGAAGAACACGAACGAAGTGACCAGGTACATCGTGCCGATGGTCTTGTGGTCGGTAGTGGTAAGCCACTTCACGACGACATTGCCCGGCTGCTTGCGCCGTACCGGCAGCTCGTTCTCATACGAGTCGGCGGCGGCACCCTGAGATTCGTTGAGGATGCTCACAGTTTGTTCGTCTCCGCATTCCGGGCCGGGTCAGTCTGCTTGATGCCGGCCGGGAGGAAGCCGGTCTGCCCCTTCTCGGCCAGTTCCTTGAGGTGCGCCCGGTATTCCTCGGGCGAGACGACCTTGACGTTGAAGAGCATCCGGGAGTGGTCGACACCGCAGAGCTCGGCGCACTTGCCCATGAAGACACCCTCTTGCGAAGGAATGACCTCGAAGACATTGGTGTGGCCCGGGATGACGTCCTGCTTGAAGAGGAACGGGACCACCCAGAAGGAGTGGATGACGTCGTTCGACGACAGGATGAAGCGGACCTTCTCGCCCTTGGGCAGCCACAGGGTCGGCCCCGGGTTGCCCGTCTGCGGGTTCTGGTCGCCCGGGACGCCCTTCTCGTAGACGCCTTCGGCGCCCAGCGGGAAGTCCTTGGTGAAACGGTCCGGGATGTTGGCGAGCGCCTTGGGAACCTCGCCCGCCTTCGGGGTCGCACCGTCGCCGTCGACGTTCTCGACGTAGTTGAAGCCCCAGCTCCACTGGAAGCCGACCACGTTGATCGTGTGCGCCGGCTTGGTGAGCGCGAGCAGCTTCGACTCGTCACGCGCGGTGAAGTAGAAGAGCACCGAGACGATGATGAGCGGGACCACGGTGTACAGCGCCTCGATGGGCATGTTGTACCGGGTCTGCGGAGGAACCTCCACCTTCGTCCGGCTGCGCCGGTGGAAGATGATGCTCCAGATGATCAGGCCCCAGACCAGGATGCCCGTGATGAGAGCAGCTGCCCACGACCCCTGCCACAGGGACAGGATGCGAGGCGCCTCCTCCGTGACCGGATAGGGCATTCCGAGGCGGGGGAAGTCTTGCCAGTTGTACGAGCAACCAGTGGCGGTCGCCAGGACCGCGCCCGCAGTCAGCGCCTGGAGCAGCTTCCGCCGCATCGGGCGCCGCGGCGAGCGGTCGGAGCCGTAGGGACTCACGTAGCGCCTTCCCGAGAGTCTCGGCCCGCGCGGCCGGCCGCGGCCGTGTTCGGGTCGGTCGCCGGCCCTGACGCAGGCAGGGGTTTGGATGTTTATGCGGACCAAACCCTACTGGACGCTATTTGGGGTCGCGCGGGGAGGGTGCCCAACGCGCCGCTACTGCCCCCGAAGGGATGGATCCGCCGTACGGGGGACGGCGCGAATGGCCGTGAATGGTGGGCTCCGGGGCACATCTGACGCCCCCTGACCTCGTACGCGTCCGGGCTCCGTCCCGCCCGTCTCCCGTTCGCCACCCCTCAACGGCGCTCCCCCGGACCCGTCCGGAGGACCCCCGGCCGAGCCCCTGCCTTACCGTGACCGGATGCCGTACTTCGACAGCGCGTCCGCCGCTCCCCTGCACCCCGTGACCCGGCAGGCGTTGCAGGCCTCCCTCGACGAGGGCTGGGCCGATCCGGCCCGGCTGTACCGGGAGGGCAGGAGGGCCCGGCTGCTGCTGGACGCGGCGCGGGAGGCGGCCGCGGAGGCGGTGGGATGCCGGGCCGACGAGCTCGTGTTCACTCCTTCGGGGACGCACGCGGTTCACACGGGGGTGGCGGGGGTCCTCGCGGGCCGTCGGCGGATCGGCGGGCATCTGGTCGTATCAGCGGTCGAACACAGTTCTGTACTCCACGCGGCGGAGGCGCACGAGGCGCGCGGCGGGACGGTGACCGAGGTTCAGGTGGACCGTACGGGCGCCGTGACGGCGGCGGGTTACCGCGAGGCCGTGGGGGCGTCGACCGCGCTGGCCTGCCTCCAGTCCGCCAACCACGAGGTGGGCACGGTCCAGCCGGTGGCGGAGGTCGCCGAGGTCTGCGCGGAAGCGGGGGTACCGCTGCTGGTGGACGCGGCGCAGTCGCTGGGCTGGGGGCCGGTGGAAGGCGCCTGGTCCGTCCTGGCGGCGAGCGCGCACAAGTGGGGCGGCCCGCCGGGGGTCGGCCTGCTGGCGGTGCGCAAGGGGGTCCGCTTCTCGCCCCAAGGCCCCACGGACGAACGGGAGTCGGGCCGCTCCCCCGGCTTCGCGAACCTCCCCGCGATCGTGGCGGCCGCGGCGTCCTTGCGTGCCGTACGGGCCGAAGCCGACGCGGAGGCGGCCCGGCTGCGGATCCTGGTGGACCGGATCCGGCGCCGGGTGGTCCGGCTCGTCCCGGACGTGGACGTGGTGGGCGACCCGGACCGCAGGCTTCCGCATCTGGTCACCTTCTCCTGCCTGTACGTCGACGGGGAGGTCCTGCTCCACGAACTGGACCGGGCGGGCTTCTCGGTCAATTCGGGCTCGTCCTGCACCAGCTCCACGCTGACCCCGAGTCATGTGCTCCGGGCGATGGGGGTGCTGTCAGAGGGGAACGTACGGGTCTCGCTGCCGCCGGGGACGTCCGCGGAGGAGGTGAACGCGTTCCTGGAGGTGCTGCCGGGTGCGGTGGCGGGGGTACGGGACCGGCTGGGGGTGACGGCCCCCGAGCCGGCGGCCCCGGAGGCCGACGCGGTCGAGGTCGACGCGCTCGGGCTGCGCTGCCCGCAGCCGGTGATCGAGCTGGCCCGCGCCATCGGGCGGGTGCCGGTGGGCGGCACGGTGACCGTCCTGTCGGACGACGAGGTGGCCCGGCTGGACATCCCGGCGTGGTGCGGGATGCGCGGGCACGCCTACCTGGGCGAGGCCCCTGTCCCGGGGGGCGTGGCGTACCGGGTCCGCCGAACCGTCTGACCCCGTCGGCCCGGACTCGGACCCGGTCGGCCCGGGCTCGGACCCGGTGGGGCTGGGGCGGGCCCGGTGGGGCTGGGGCGGGCCCGGGGCTCACATATCGGCGGGGCCGGACGGTGCGGCGGAGCCGCGGGGGCGGCGGGGGTGGGCCCCGCCGCCCGGGCACGGCGGCGCCTAGGACAGGTGGGCGCGGACCTCCGCCGCCGCCTCGTCGCCGTAGGCCTTGGTGAAGCGCTCCATGAAGTGGGCCCGGGCCAGGGTGTACTCCTGGGTGCCGAGCGTCTCGATGACCAGCGTCGCGAGCATGCAGCCCAGCTGGGCGGCGCGCTCCAGGCCGACGCCCCAGCTCAGCCCGGTCAGGAACCCGGCACGGAACGCGTCGCCGACACCCGTCGGGTCGACCTTCGCGTTCTCCTCGGGGCAGCCGACCTCGATCGGGTCCTCGCCCGCGCGCTCGATCCGCACGCCCTGCGAGCCCAGCGTGGTCACCCGCGTGCCGACCTTCGCGAGGATCTCCGCGTCCGTCCAGCCCGACTTCGACTCGATGAGGCCCTTCTCGTACTCGTTCGAGAAGAGGTACGTCGCGCCCTCCATCAGGGTGCGGATGTTGTCGCCGTCCATCCGGGCGATCTGCTGCGAGAAGTCGGCGGCGAAGGGGATCCCGCGCGTGCGGCACTCCTCCGTGTGGCGCAGCATCGCCTCGGGGTCGTCCGCGCCGATCAGGACCAGGTCCAGCCCGC from Streptomyces sp. NBC_00190 harbors:
- the ctaD gene encoding aa3-type cytochrome oxidase subunit I; the protein is MSILNESQGAAADSYENELPVRRKQPGNVVVKWLTTTDHKTIGTMYLVTSFVFFLIGGILALFMRAELARPGTQIMSNEQFNQAFTMHGTIMLLMFATPLFAGFANWIMPLQIGAPDVAFPRLNMFAYWLYLFGSTIAVAGFVTPNGAADFGWFAYSPLSDAVRSPGIGADMWIMGLAFSGFGTILGSVNFITTIICMRAPGMTMFRMPIFTWNVLLTGVLVLLAFPVLAAALFALEADRKFGAHVFDASNGGALLWQHLFWFFGHPEVYIIALPFFGIVSEIIPVFSRKPMFGYIGLIAATIAIAGLSVTVWAHHMYVTGGVLLPFFSFMTFLIAVPTGVKFFNWIGTMWKGSLSFETPMLWTIGFLVTFTFGGLTGVILASPPMDFHVSDSYFVVAHFHYVVFGTVVFAMFAGFHFWWPKFTGKMLDERLGKVTFWTLFIGFHGTFLVQHWLGAEGMPRRYADYLAADGFTTLNTISTISSFLLGLSILPFMYNVWKTAKYGKKIEVDDPWGYGRSLEWATSCPPPRHNFLTLPRIRSESPAFDLHHPEIAALDHLEDHSAAAAAVTGGKEADK
- the ctaC gene encoding aa3-type cytochrome oxidase subunit II, with the protein product MSPYGSDRSPRRPMRRKLLQALTAGAVLATATGCSYNWQDFPRLGMPYPVTEEAPRILSLWQGSWAAALITGILVWGLIIWSIIFHRRSRTKVEVPPQTRYNMPIEALYTVVPLIIVSVLFYFTARDESKLLALTKPAHTINVVGFQWSWGFNYVENVDGDGATPKAGEVPKALANIPDRFTKDFPLGAEGVYEKGVPGDQNPQTGNPGPTLWLPKGEKVRFILSSNDVIHSFWVVPFLFKQDVIPGHTNVFEVIPSQEGVFMGKCAELCGVDHSRMLFNVKVVSPEEYRAHLKELAEKGQTGFLPAGIKQTDPARNAETNKL
- a CDS encoding cysteine desulfurase/sulfurtransferase TusA family protein; the protein is MPYFDSASAAPLHPVTRQALQASLDEGWADPARLYREGRRARLLLDAAREAAAEAVGCRADELVFTPSGTHAVHTGVAGVLAGRRRIGGHLVVSAVEHSSVLHAAEAHEARGGTVTEVQVDRTGAVTAAGYREAVGASTALACLQSANHEVGTVQPVAEVAEVCAEAGVPLLVDAAQSLGWGPVEGAWSVLAASAHKWGGPPGVGLLAVRKGVRFSPQGPTDERESGRSPGFANLPAIVAAAASLRAVRAEADAEAARLRILVDRIRRRVVRLVPDVDVVGDPDRRLPHLVTFSCLYVDGEVLLHELDRAGFSVNSGSSCTSSTLTPSHVLRAMGVLSEGNVRVSLPPGTSAEEVNAFLEVLPGAVAGVRDRLGVTAPEPAAPEADAVEVDALGLRCPQPVIELARAIGRVPVGGTVTVLSDDEVARLDIPAWCGMRGHAYLGEAPVPGGVAYRVRRTV
- a CDS encoding carbohydrate kinase family protein, with the translated sequence MRIAVTGSIATDHLMTFPGRFADQLVADQLHTVSLSFLVDNLDVRRGGVGPNICFGMGQLGSRPVLVGAAGSDFDEYRAWLDRHGVDTESVRISEVLHTARFVCTTDSDHNQIGSFYTGAMSEARLIELKSVADRVGGLDLVLIGADDPEAMLRHTEECRTRGIPFAADFSQQIARMDGDNIRTLMEGATYLFSNEYEKGLIESKSGWTDAEILAKVGTRVTTLGSQGVRIERAGEDPIEVGCPEENAKVDPTGVGDAFRAGFLTGLSWGVGLERAAQLGCMLATLVIETLGTQEYTLARAHFMERFTKAYGDEAAAEVRAHLS